In Pantoea cypripedii, the DNA window GCGGGTCAGTTGCAGGCGTGCCTGTTCCAGGTGGTTGCTGTACAGATGGGTATCGCCACCGGTCCAGACAAAATCACCCACCTCAAGGTCACACTGCTGCGCCACCATATGCACCAGCAAGGCGTAGCTGGCGATGTTGAAGGGCAGACCGAGGAAGATGTCGCATGAGCGCTGATACAGCTGGCATGAAAGCTTGCCATTCGCCACGTAGAACTGGAAGAACGCGTGGCACGGTGCCAGTGCCATCTGATCCAGCTCACCCACATTCCACGCCGAAACGATGATGCGGCGCGAATCCGGGTCGCGTTTCAGTTGCTCAATCACGCGGGAAATCTGGTCAATCTCTTCACCGCTGGCGCTGCCCCAGCTGCGCCATTGTTTGCCGTATACCGGGCCAAGATCACCGTTTTCATCCGCCCATTCATCCCAGATGGTGACGTTGTTGTCTTTCAGGTAACCAATATTGGTTTCACCTTTCAGGAACCACAACAATTCATGAATGATGGAGCGCAGGTGGCATTTCTTGGTGGTGACCAGCGGAAAACCGTCCTGCAAATTGAAACGCATCTGGTGGCCAAAAATGGAGAGCGTGCCAGTGCCGGTACGGTCGGCCTTTTCTGCGCCTTCATTCAGCACATGTTGCATCAGATCCAGATACTGTTTCATTTTACCTCTCGTGGTTGTTGCTGTGGGTGACGACGATACGCCCAAATCATCATAATCACGCCAGCCAGAATCATTGGAGTCGAGAGAATCTGCCCCATACTGATACCGCCGTCGAACAGACCCAGCTGCGCGTCCGGCTGACGGAAGAATTCAACAATAATACGGAATGCGCCGTAGCCAATCAGGAACAGTCCCGACACACTGCCCATCGGGCGCGGCTTGCGAATAAACAGGTTGAGGATGATGAACAGCACCACCCCTTCCAGCATCAGTTCATACAGCTGTGACGGATGACGCGGCAGTACGCCGTAGGTATTCAGCAGGGATTGATACTGCGGGTTAGTGGCCGCCAGCGCCACGTCTTCGCTGCGCGAACCCGGGAACAGCATGGCGAATTTAAAATCAGGTGCCACACGGCCCCACAGTTCACCATTGATAAAGTTACCGAGACGGCCAGCACCAAGGCCAAATGGGATCAATGGTGCAATAAAATCAGAGACCTGGAAGAAAGTACGTTTGGTACGACGGGCAAAGATCAGCATAACCACGATCACGCCCATCAGGCCGCCGTGGAACGACATCCCACCATCCCAGACTTTGAACAGATACAGCGGATTCTCAAGGAACAATGGCAGGTTGTAGAACAACACATAGCCGATGCGGCCACCGAGGAATACGCCGAGGAAACCGGCATATAACAGGTTTTCCACTTCCTCTTTTTTCCAGCCGCTGCCCGGCTTATTGGCACGACGCACCGCCAGCCACATAGCGAATATAAAGCCCACCAGATACATCAAACCGTACCAGTGGAGCGAAATCGGCCCGACGGAGAAAATCACCGGGTCAAATTGGGGAAAAGCGATATAGCCGTTAGTCATCTTTCACCATGGAATTTTCTGCCCTGAAAACGGTGTGGCCAGGGGCAATTCAATAAAGGCTGCGCATAATAGCACAGCGGTGTTTTCATAAATGCCGCAGAAATGTAAACCTTAGCGACCACCGCGAATCAATCCACCCAGGCCGCGTCGCTCCATAAAAGCGGAGACCTGATGGCGGACTTCCGAAGCGGTGTGGGCCGCCACGACCTGCTCGCTCAGCTTCTGCGTTTCTTCTTTATCGAGATGACGCAGCAGATACTTCACGCGCGGGATATTTTTACCGTTCATGCTGAGGTGGTGATAACCCAGCCCCACCAGCAGCGCGACACACATTGGATCGCCCGCCATTTCACCACACAGCCCCAGTTCCAGCTTGGCCTTGTGGGCTTCCTGCGCAATGGTTTGCAACGCGCGCAACATCGCCGGATGCAGCGGATCGTAAAGATTCGCCACCCGCGTATTGTTGCGATCCACCGCCAGCAGATACTGGGTCAAATCGTTGGTGCCAACCGAGACAAAATCGACACGATCCGCCAGATGCGGGATCAGAAACAGCATCGACGGGACTTCGATCATCACCCCAATGCGCGGCTTCGGAATGATGTAACCCAGCATTTCTTCCACTTCCCGCCCGGCACGATCAATCAGACGACGCGCGTCCTCGATCTCATCAATATGGCTGATCATCGGCAGCAAAATGCTGAGATTGCCCGAGGCCGCATTGGCGCGCAGCATAGCGCGCACCTGCACCAGAAAGATTTCCGGCTGGTCGAGGGTTAAACGGATACCGCGCCAGCCGAGGCAGGGATTCTCCTCGCTGATTGGCATATACGGCAGTTGCTTATCCGCGCCGACATCCAGGGTACGCAGCGTCACCGGCTTGTTGTGGAACAGTTGCAGCATGCCCTGATACTGCGCCACCTGCTCCTCTTCCGACGGGAAGCCGTTTTGCAACATAAAGGGAATTTCGGTGCGATACAGACCAATGCCATCGACCCAGCTGTCGAGCGCGCGTTCATGCTCCGGGCTGAGACCGGCATTGAGCATCACCTGCACGCGTTCACCGCTTTTCAGTTCACCTGGTTGCTCAACCACATCTTCAGCCATTTTGCTCAGCGCGTTCTCTTCGCTGATCAGCCTCTGATATTCCTGCACCAACACGGGCTCTGGATCGATCAGCAACTCGCCGCGATAACCGTCAACAATCAGCAGGCGTTTGTTGAGCTGGGCGGGCAGGATATCTGCCCCCATCACCGTCGGGATCCCCATGGCACGCGTCAGGATCGCCGCATGCGAGTTCGCCGCGCCATCGCGCACCACCACCCCGGCCAGCCGCTCGTGGGGCAGTTCGGCCAGCGTGGTTGCGGTTAGCTCATCGGCAACCAGCACAAAACGTTCCGGCCAGGCATTGGTGCCCACCAGGGAATCGTCGAGGTGGAACAGCAGACGCTGGCCCAGCACGCGGAGATCCCCGGCCCGCTCGCGCAGATATTGATCCTGCAAGCTGGCAAACTGGGCGGCAAACTTCTCGATCACCGTTTTGACCGCCCATTCCGCGACGGATCCGCGTTCG includes these proteins:
- the thyA gene encoding thymidylate synthase, whose protein sequence is MKQYLDLMQHVLNEGAEKADRTGTGTLSIFGHQMRFNLQDGFPLVTTKKCHLRSIIHELLWFLKGETNIGYLKDNNVTIWDEWADENGDLGPVYGKQWRSWGSASGEEIDQISRVIEQLKRDPDSRRIIVSAWNVGELDQMALAPCHAFFQFYVANGKLSCQLYQRSCDIFLGLPFNIASYALLVHMVAQQCDLEVGDFVWTGGDTHLYSNHLEQARLQLTREPRPLPKLVIKRKPASIFDYQFEDFEIEGYDPHPAIKAPVAI
- the lgt gene encoding prolipoprotein diacylglyceryl transferase, coding for MTNGYIAFPQFDPVIFSVGPISLHWYGLMYLVGFIFAMWLAVRRANKPGSGWKKEEVENLLYAGFLGVFLGGRIGYVLFYNLPLFLENPLYLFKVWDGGMSFHGGLMGVIVVMLIFARRTKRTFFQVSDFIAPLIPFGLGAGRLGNFINGELWGRVAPDFKFAMLFPGSRSEDVALAATNPQYQSLLNTYGVLPRHPSQLYELMLEGVVLFIILNLFIRKPRPMGSVSGLFLIGYGAFRIIVEFFRQPDAQLGLFDGGISMGQILSTPMILAGVIMMIWAYRRHPQQQPREVK
- the ptsP gene encoding phosphoenolpyruvate--protein phosphotransferase; its protein translation is MLTQLREIVEKVASAPRLNEALDLLVNEICLAMETEVCSVYLADHDRRCYYLMATRGLKKPRGRTVTLAFDEGIVGLVGRLAEPINLADAQSHPSFKYIPSVKEERYRSFLGVPIISRRQLLGVLVVQQREHRQFDESEESFLVTLATQMAALLSQSQLGQLFGQFRQSRVKAIAASPGVAVAPGWVDETQPLLDQVSAASTLDVQRERDRLAVAMSEAANEFRRFSKRFTASVQKESAAIFDLYSHLLTDARLKKDLFAEIERGSVAEWAVKTVIEKFAAQFASLQDQYLRERAGDLRVLGQRLLFHLDDSLVGTNAWPERFVLVADELTATTLAELPHERLAGVVVRDGAANSHAAILTRAMGIPTVMGADILPAQLNKRLLIVDGYRGELLIDPEPVLVQEYQRLISEENALSKMAEDVVEQPGELKSGERVQVMLNAGLSPEHERALDSWVDGIGLYRTEIPFMLQNGFPSEEEQVAQYQGMLQLFHNKPVTLRTLDVGADKQLPYMPISEENPCLGWRGIRLTLDQPEIFLVQVRAMLRANAASGNLSILLPMISHIDEIEDARRLIDRAGREVEEMLGYIIPKPRIGVMIEVPSMLFLIPHLADRVDFVSVGTNDLTQYLLAVDRNNTRVANLYDPLHPAMLRALQTIAQEAHKAKLELGLCGEMAGDPMCVALLVGLGYHHLSMNGKNIPRVKYLLRHLDKEETQKLSEQVVAAHTASEVRHQVSAFMERRGLGGLIRGGR